One Natronorubrum halophilum genomic window, GATCGGCAGCGACCATCGGACGACCCGGAGATCCGCCGCCACCAAGTCCTCGATGTCCGGCCGCCGAACCTTTACGGCGACTTCGCGGCCGGTGTGGCTCTCTGGAGCCGACTGCGGCCCGTCAGTCCCAGTCTCGATGCGCGCTCGATACACCTGTCCGAGGCTCGCCCCGCTGATCGCCTCGGTCTCGAACTCCTCGAAGCGGTCGTCTAGCGGCCCGAGTTCGTCCTCGATCACCCGCCTGGCGGCGGTCCACTCGGCGGGCGGCACCTCGTCCTGGAGCGCCGCGAGAACGTCGATGTAGGCCGGCGGCAACACGTCGGGCCGGGTCGAGAGCAGTTGACCGAGTTTGATGAACGTCGGACCGAGCGTCAACAGCGACTCGAGCAGGACCTCGGCGCGGTGGCGGTGGGTCTCGGCGTCGACCCGGCGCGGACGGCCGAACAGGAGAAACCGACGACGGTCGCGGGCGTACGCGAGCAACAGCGGGAGGAACTGCCACGCGACGAGAACGAATCGCTTGTATGCGCGGAGGGAGACCAGTCTCGGTCACCCCATGTTAGCCGGCGTCCTCGTCGACGACGTCGATGGTCGTCTCTCCACCCGAAGACAACTTGGGCAGCGTCAACTCGAGGACGCCGCGTTCCACCGTCGCCTCCGATTCCGTTTCGACCGCGTCCGCGGGCAAAGGAAGTTCGACATCGAGAAAGAGCGACCGGTTCTCCTCGAGGTAACGATAGTCCTCGTTGGGGTCTTTTTCGCGGTGAGCCTCGATCGAGATGCGGCCGTCCTCGACCGTCAGGGTGAGCGAGTCGGCGGTAACACCGGGGACGTCGAGGACGAGCAGATAGGCGTCCTCGCTCTCGAGAAGGTCGAAGAAAACGTCCTCGGAGAGATTCCCTAATGCATCGCGGAGCGCTGACATAGCTACAGGTTCGAACGCGGATACGAAAAAGCCCGCGGTAGCGGCCGATTCGATGGGAACGATGGAAACTGGGTGCGTCCCCGATCCGGTTTCCGAGCGAACCCGTAGTCCCCCACGCTTTTGGCGTCCGGCGACCCGGTTCAGAGTATGGAAGGAGCCGACAACGAGCGCAAGCGGTCCGGGTTCAAGGTACGGACCCCGGTCGACGAAGCGCGCCGAATACTCAGGGAGGCCGTCGTAGCGGGGCACGACGGAATCGGTATCGACGGCGACGATAGCGACGGTCCTGCGAGCGTCGGTGCCGGCGACATCCCGCCCACGACGGATACGGAACTCGTGGACATCGAACGCGCGGACGGGCGAGTGCTTGCCGCTCCCGTCGCGTCCGCCCGAAACGTCCCCCACTATCGGCGAGCGGCGATGGACGGCTACGCCGTTCGAGCCGCGGACACGTTCGGGGCCAGCGACCGCTCCCCCGAAGTGCTCCGAGTCGCAGCGGGAACCGGCCGCGACGCCGAAGTCGCGCCGGAAACGGCCGCCCGCGTTCACACCGGAAGTGCCCTTCCCGAGGGTGCGGACGCCGTCGTCATGATCGAACAGGTCACCGAACTCGAGTCGGTCGACGAACTCGAGGTCGCCGACGCGGTCGCGGAGGGCGAAAACGTCGCGCCCGTCGGCGAGGATATCGAGGAGGACCAACGGCTCTACGCGGCCGGCCACCGGCTCCGGCCGTCGGATCTCGGCCTCCTGCGCTCTGCAGGCTACGCGAAGGTGTCGGTCGCGAAGCGGCCGACGGTCGGCGTGATCCCGACGGGCGAGGAACTCGTCTCGAGCGACCCGGGACCGGGCGAGGTCATCGAAACCAACGGACTCACGGTCTCCCGGCTGGTCGAGCGCTGGGGCGGCCGCTCGACGTACCGAGACGTCGTCACCGACGACCCCGAATCGCTGCGCGTGGCGATTCAGCGGGACCTGACGAAGGACGTGATCGTCACCACCGGCGGCTCTTCCGTCGGTCAACGCGACCTGCTGCCCGAGGTGATCGACGACCTCGGCGAGGTGCTCGTCCACGGCGTCGGCCTCAAACCCGGCCATCCCGTCTGTCTCGGCGTCGTCGAAGGGACGCCCGTACTCGCGCTGCCCGGCTACCCCGTCGCCTGTATCGTCAACGCCGTCCAGTTCCTGCGGCCGACCGTACGCTGGCTCGAGGGGACGACTCCGGATCCACACCCCACGACGCACGCGCGCCTCGAGCGAAAGATCCCGAGCGAACCCGGGACGCGAACGTTCGCGCGGGTACAACTCGAGGCGCGCGAGGAGACGGACCTCGAGGCCGACGAGCCGCAGTTCGTCGCAACTCCGACGCGAGCGAGCGGGTCGGGGGTGCTCTCGAGCGTCGCGCTCGCCGACGGCTGGGTGGTCGTCGGCGATGACCGCGAGGGGATTCCGGCCGGCGAGAGGGTCGCCGTGGAGGACTGGGAACCGAACCCGTAACAACCGCGGGACAGGCGAACGGTGGACCACCATCGTTTAATAGAGATGTCTGTGTACGTGTCCAGTAACGATGGAATGGAACGAGTTCCTCGAGGGAGAGTCGCTCACCGGACGGCAAGCCGTGATCATTTTCTTCGGCTTCCTGCTGTTGGTTATCTTCGCCGGGGTACTACTCGTCGTGTTCAGTGACGTCTTCCAGGGGCTCGTGTGATCGCGCCGCAACCGACGGAAGAGTAACCGACGCGGCCCACGAAACGGCGCTGTCAGTCATCTCTCTACCGGATCGCGAGTCGAACCGCGTCCGCGAGCGCGTTCACCCGGGCGACGTGCTCGTAGGAGCCATCGCGAACCCCGTTCGTCACGTAGGAAAAGCCGATATTCTCCTCGGGATCGGCCCAGCCGACGCTACTGCCGAGTCCGGCGTGGCCGAACGTCCGCTCCGGCGACAGCGAACCGTACGGGGCGACGGTCGTCCCGCCCTTCCAGAATCCGAGACAGAACCGCGCCTCGCGGCCGATCGTTCCGTCAGCCTCCGTTTCGGCCTCGAGGCGAGTCATCCGTTCGACGGTTTCCGGTTCGAGTATCCGCACCCCATCGAGCTCGCCGCCGTTGGCGAGACAGGCGTAGAAGCGGGCCATGTCGCCGGCCGTCCCGATGCCGTTGGCGGCGGGGATGACGGACCGGTGGATCGCCTCGTCGTTGAACGGGGCCGCGACTTCGGCGTGATCCCCGAGTCCCTCGCCGGGGTCCCGACAGCGGTCGAACTCCTCGAAGCCGACCAGCGTCGCCACGTTGTCGTCCTCGTCCGCCCGAAGGCCGATACCGGTGTCTGCCATTTCGAGCGGTTCGAACACGCGTTCCGCGGCGGCCTCCTCGATCGGCGTCCCCGATACCCGGCGAACGAGTTCCCCGACCAACCAGCCGAACGTGAGGGCGTGGTACGCCGGAACCGCCCCCGGCGAGTGGACGAGGTCCATCGCCTCGAGGTGCTCCACGACGGCGTCCCAGTCGCTCCAGAGGTCGGGACGGTCGTCGATCTCCCCCCGGGGCAGTCCGGCGGTGTGGCTTAGCACCTGCCGAACGGTGACGGCGGCTTTCTCGGTGCCCGCCTCGGCGAACTCGGGCCAGTGATCCACGACGCGGTCGTCGTACTCGAGCGCCCCCTCCTCGACGAGGGAGTGGAGCGTCACGGCTCCGTAGGGTTTCGTACTGGAAAAGAGGACGTGCCGCGTCTCACCCGTCTCCGCCTCGCCGTCCGGACCCGTGACGCCGCCAGCGAGATCGAGCGCCCGCTCGCCGTCGACGTAGACGCTCAACTGAGCGCCGTGATGGAGCCCCACCTCGAGGTGCCGATAGAAGAGGGCGGCGATCCGTTCCCGATCCGTCTCGGTAAGTCGTGACATGCCACCACCCTCACGCGGTAGGGTTGTAACCGTTGTCTTCCCGACGGAGAATTGCCCTCACTCGAGTCGGTGCCAGCGCGGCGCCGACTCGAGGCTCGGCAGGACCGACTCCAGATCCAACTGCGCGGCACCGTAAAATCGCTGCCGGCCGACGGGGGTGCGGACGCGCAACACGACGGTGTTCGTCGTCACTCGAAAGATCGACAGCAGCCATGACCGTCCTGACTGCTCCCACTCGCTGTGAAGCGTCGCATCGTCGTCGTCGACGACGCGTGACCCCAGTTCCCAGCTCAGCCGCGATAGATGCGCCAGATCGATCGGGACGGCGTCGGGAAGGGATACACCCGTGGCACCACCCTGTTGGAAGCCATGCGTAGCCATACCACGAGCATCACCGCTCGAGCGGAAAAAGCCATTCATCCAGTTTTCTTTATAAGTAAGTCGTCGTTTCGACGGGAATCGACCCCCCGCTACGGGGGATCCGGACACCTGTCGCTCGGCGCTCGAGTCGAGTATCCGTCCATCGACGGTCGGCGAACGGACCCGGATCGCCGCGGTCGGTTCCGTACACCGGAGCGGGACGGGCGCGACGCTAGTCTCCGGGCGCGGATTCGGGGCGGTACGCGCGACTGATCGCTTTCCAGTGGCCGGCCTCGAACCGGTAGTAGGTGACGACGGCGGGGACGAGCGTCTCGAGGAGCAACGCGGCGTAGAGCGCGCCGATTCCCAGCGGCGTCACGACCTCGAGGGAGGGGATCGGGACCGAGACGGCGCCGAGGAAGGCGACGGGGAGCGCGAAGACGTACAGGCCGAGTACCTGCCCGTAGAACGGCCAGCGGGTGTCGCCGCTGGCGCGGAGCGGGCCGGTCGCGCCGCCGCTGACGCCGCGGAAGACGACGCTCACGCAGGCGACGGCGATGAACGTCGTCACGAGCGGCAGGATCGCCGGGTCGTCCACGAAGACGCGACCGACCTGCTCGGCGAAGACGAGCACGACCGCCGCGCTGACGAGGTAGACGCCGACGCCGAACCAGAGGACCTCTCGGCCGTACGTGTCGGCGTCCTGCTCGTCGCCGATGCCGAGTTCCTGTCCGACCAGGCTGCTCGAGGCGAGCGAGAAGCCCCAGCCGGGAGTATCCATCAGATCGCGAACGCGCCGGGCGACGACGTAGGCGGCGAGAACGTTCGGGCCGAAGAACGCGACGATCGCGAGCATCGGGAACTGCGCGCCACGCCGGGCGACGTTCGTGAAGACGAGCGGTGTGCCGATGCTGAGGACGTCCCGAACGTCGGCGACCGTCGCCTGCGGCCACCCGAGACTGAGGGTCACCGGGAACTCGCCGACCAGCGGCAGTCGGCCCGTGGTGAATCCGGTGACGAACGCGGCCAGGACGACGACGTTCGCGACGACGGTTCCGATCGCCGCGCCGACGACGCCCATCCCCAGCCCGAAGATCAACGCCGCATTGAGCCCGACGTTGACGAGGGCGCCGCCCGTACGGAGCATCATCGGCGTCCACGCGTCGTCGGCACCGACGAGCGTCCGGCTCCCGATGAGATTCAGCGCCGCGAACGGGACGCCGATGGCGACGACCCTGAGGTAGTCCGCGCCGTACGCGATCGACGTGGCGTCGTTCCCTACGAGTGCGACCAGTCCGTCAGGAACCAGCCAGTAGAGGGCGGCCAGCGGGAGCATGATCGCGACGACGACGAGACCGCTGGTCGTCACCGCCAGCGAGACCTCCTCGGCGCTCCCGCCGGTGTAGCGCTGGGAGACCAGCCCGATCGTCGCGCCGGCGATCCCGCCGCCGATCCCGAACGCCAGCCCCCAGAAGGGGGTCGCGAGCCCGACGCCAGCGATGGCTGCCGGCCCGAGGGCGATCCCGACCATCGCGATATCCGCCGCGGACTTGGACATCCGGGCGAGTCCCGTCACGATCCGCGGCCACGCGAGGTCGGTCGTTCGCTCGACGCGTCGCGGTTCGATTACCCCGAATCGCGCGAGCAGCGAGCCGACTGCAAGGAGGAACCAGCGGAACGGGTTCGGGAGGGTACTCCATCGAAAAGACACGACCGTGGGTTTGGGTTCTGGCAATAAAGGACTTGATATCGGGGAAGACACCGAGAGATGTTCGCATTTTCTCGGGAAATTATACCATGATCGTTCATCGAGATACGAGACTGTTCGTTCGCGTCACACCGACACCGTCACCGCTCTCGAGACGCCGCGGTCGACCGACGTTTTTACCCTCGGCCCGCCAACTGCGAGTATGGAACGCAAGGAGTTTCGCGATCTCGCCTCCCCCGATGACGCGCGTGCGGCTATCGGCTCGCTTTCGCTCGAGGGCGGTATCGACCGCGTCTCGCTCGAGGACGCCCGCGGGCGGGTGATCGTAACCCGACTCGACGCCGAACTCGACGTGCCGGGGTTCGACCGGGCGAGTCTGGACGGCTACGCCCTCCGGGCGCGGGACACGTTCGGTGCGGACGAGGCCGATCCGGCGCGACTCGAGGTCGTCGGCGAGGTCCACGCCGGCGAGAAACCCGACGTCGAACTCGAGGACGGACAGGCCGCCGAGATCTCGACGGGTGCGGTGATGCCGTCGGGAGCGGACGCGATGGTTCCGGTCGAGCGCACGGATACCGACGGATCCGGCGACGGCGGTACCGACGTGCTGATTCGAACGTCGGTCGCACCCGGAGACAACGTCATGTTCGCCGGCACGGACGTCGCCGCGGGCGAACGCGCGCTCGGTCCTGGAACCCGAATCACGCCCCGCGACATCGGATTGCTCTCCGCACTCGGGATCGACGAGGTTCCCGTTCGCGGGAAACCGCGAGTCGGCATCGTCTCGACGGGCGACGAACTCGTCAGGCCGGGCGAGGACCTCGAGAGCGAGCGCGGCGAGATCTACGACGTCAACAGCTACACGATCGCCGCGGGGGTCGAGGACGCCGGCGGGGAGGCGGTGCTCTACCCCCACGCCGGCGACGAACGGGACGAGATGGAGCGCGTACTCCGGGAGGCCGCCGGCGAGTGCGACCTCGTGCTCTCCTCGGGATCCACCAGCGCGAGTGCGGTCGACGTCATCTACCGCGTGATCGAAGAGCAAGGCGAACTGCTGCTCCACGGCGTCAGCGTCAAACCCGGAAAGCCGATGCTCGTCGGACGCCTGGAGTCGTCGGCCTACGTCGGCCTTCCCGGCTACCCCGTCTCCGCGATGATGGTCTTTCGAACGTTCGTCGCGCCGGCGATCCGCGAGGCTGCGGGGCTGCCCGAGCCCACGGCAGCGACGATATCGGGGCGGATGGCCCGCCAGGAGCGGTACGGGGAAGGACGGCTGCGACTCATGCCCGTCGGCGTAGTCGGGGATGCGACCGGCGATCCCCTCGTCTACCCCGTCGATAAGGGTAGCGGCGCGACCACCAGCCTCGCCGAAGCCGACGGCGTCGTCGAAGTCGATCCGGAAACCGACTATCTCGAGGCGGGCGAATCCGTCGCCGTCCGGCTCTTTTCGCCGGACGTCCGGCCGCCCACGCTGTTGGGCGTCGGCGAGGACGACCCCACGCTGAACCGGCTGCTCGACGGCCTCGAGAACCCGCGCTACCTCTCGGTCGGTTCGCGGCCGGGCGTCCGGCGACTCCGAGAGGGCGTTCCCGACGTCGCCGTCGTCGCCGGTCCCCTCGACCGCGATATCGAGGCGACCGAACTCGGGCGCTGGAGCCGCGAGTGGGGACTGATCGTCCAGGCCGGCAACCCCCGCGAAATCGAGGCGCTGGCTGACGTGGTTGATCGCGACCTGCGCTTCGTCAACCGGACGACCGACTCGGGGCTGCGCTCGAGTCTCGAGGCCGCCGTCGACGATCTCGCGGCCGATCGCGACGCCAACGCTCGCGACGTCCGCGGGACGATCGACGGCTTCGATCTCGGGCTTCGAGCCCACGAAAGTCCCGCGCGGAAGGTCATCGCGGGCGAGGCCGACGTCGGCCTCGGACTGCGCGAGACCGCGGATCGACTCGACCTCGGCTTCGTCCCCGTCGGCGAGCAGTCGGTGCGAGTCCTCGCGAACCCCGACCGCACGGGCAAGGACAGCGTGCGGGAACTGAAAACGGCACTCGAGAGCGGACCGAACGGCGACTGACGAACGCCGGATATATTTCAACAGAATCGACAGTCAGGACCGTCGGAACAGTGATTTTTACGCCCGTACGGTGTACCCATCGTGATGTCGACGATAGCCGAGTTCCGGCTACCAGCGGTGGAGACGACACTGGGAACAGCGATCGAACACGCAGCCGGAGCCACGTTCGAACTGGAGTCCTCAGTATCGAAAACGCGGCCCTCTCTTTGGGTATCCGGTGTCGACCGCGAGACGGCCAATGCCGCCTTCGAGGCGGATCCGTCGGTCGAGGAGTATGACTTACTCGTCGAAACCGAGTCGAGACTGTTGTTCGACGTGAGCTTCGTCGACGAGACGATGGGACTCCGCGACGAACTGCTCGCCGACGGCGGCTCCCTCCTGGAGATGTGGGGCACCGACGGCTGGTGGCAAGTCAGGGTCCGATTTCGCAGTCGGGACACGCTCACCGACGCCTACGACCGACTCGAGGAAGCGGGGATCTCCGCCGACCTCCGGCGGGTAACCGACGTCAGCGGCGTCACGGACGACGAGACCAGATTGACCCCCGAGCAACAGGAGGCCCTCGAGGCCGCACTCGAGCACGGCTACTTCGAGATACCGCGAGGGATCTCGATGGAGGAGCTGGCGGGCGAACTGGGCATCTCCCATCAGGCGCTCTCCGAGCGGTTTCGCCGTGCCTACGAGACGCTGGTCGACGACGAACTCCAGCCGGCGGGCGAACAGTCGCGCGCCGAATAACCGGTCGCTCGAGACGGACGACGGCGCCGGGACCATCTGCGTGGCCAACGTTTACAGCGACCAGCGTGGCAGACGTCATCGCATGCTCGAGCTTTACCAGGCGGAACGCTGTCCGCACAGCACGGACGTCAGAGCGACGCTCACGGATCTCGGCGTCTCGTACGTCATCCACAACCCCCGCCGACCCGGCTCCGAAGGCGGCGACGTACTCAACGAACAGACCCAGCAGGCGATGACGAAACTGGGCGGTAAGGACTCGATTCCGTTCCTCGTCGACACCGATCGCGAGGAAACGCTCTACGAGAGCGAGGAGATCATCGACTACCTCGAGCGCCACTACGGGTGAGGCGCGGACGACCGCGGCGACGAGGACGCGAGAACGCGTCGTCGATCAGTCGCCCGAGTGAGAGGGCAGCAGATCGTGAACGAAAACCTCGTGAGGGACGTCGGGGAGCTGCGGCGGGACGACCCCCTCGCTCGAGTCGATCGTGTGTCCCGTCTCGACGTGATGTTCGATCGCTCGTCGCGATCGGACTCGAGCCGCTGGTTCGTCGGTCTCGCTCGTCCACCAGTCGCAGTTGAGACAGTACTTCATCGCGTTTCTGACTCTACCTGGAAGTGAACTGGTGAATCCTTTTCGGTCTCGCTCGGACCGAGCGCACTCGCCGAAGCGTGGCTCGACGAGCGGCGTTCTCGACTCGAGAGCGCGACTCCGTCGCCCTCAGAACAGTTCGTCGAACGACTGCACGCGGTAATCGCCGCGCACGCACTGCCCCCGGCGTTCGTGGCCGACGCGTTCGACGTGGATCGCGTCGAGGCCCGCGTTCCAGGCCGCGCCGACGTCGTTGGCACCGTCACCCGCGAGCACGCCCTCGTGGCCGTTGTTGCCGACCCCGAGATCGTTCATGACGGACTGAACGGGGGCGGGGTCGGGCTTCCAGCCGGTTTCCGGGGTGCAACAGAGTCGCGCGTCGAACCAGTCCCGAATGTCGAGGTGATCGAGAACCGGCTCGCAGAGGAACCGTTGACAGTGCGTGACCAGCCCGACCGGCTCCTCGAGGTCGGCGACGAACGCCGCGTCCTCGTGAAGGTAGGTCTGTTCGGCCCGGACCTGCGGATCTTCCTCGTCATGGAAAGCCGTCCAGAACTCGTCGGGGTCGACGCCCCACTCCCGGAGCTGTCGGTCGCGAGAGCCGGTCAGACCGCTCCAGAGGATATCGGCCTCCCGGTCGGTGAACTCGCGACCGAGCCGGTCGCCGACTCGGTCGAACACGTCGCGGGTGTACGACCACTCGACGTCGACGAGCGTTCCGTCGAGATCGAGCAGCCAGAAGTCGTACTCGCAGTCGACGGCCGTCGCGCCATCCATCGGACGCTGAGGTACGGCCGTCTCGGATAAAGGTGTATCGCCCGTCACGTCAGGACTCGTCGGCTGTTTCCGCCGCTCCGTCCGCGTCGGTAACCCTGATACTCGAGCCCAGATACTTCGAGAGCACCTCGTCGACGTTTTCGGCGTTGAACGCCTCGAGATCGGCCGCGATCGCCTCCTTCAGCGCCGTGAAGTACTCTTGGTCGACCTGCAGTTCGCGAAACGCGACCGACTCGACGGACTCGCCGAGCCACTCCTCGGCGAGTCGGCGACCGTGCGCCTCGTCGCCCACCTCGCCGCGCCACAGCGTATCCCGGAAGAACAGCCAGCCCTCGCGGCCGGGTTCCGGAGCCTCGCGAAAGACGGTTACCGTCGTCCGGGCCGACGACGACTCGAGGCGGACCGACGACTCCTCGGACTCGAGGCGGAGCCGTGCGCGGAAGACGTACCGGGCTTTCATCGGGAGCGACGGTTAGGCGTCTCGCTCGGATTCGATCAGCTCCGCCATCTCGATGTCATCGCCCGTGATGCCGCCTTCCTCGTGGGAGGTGAGTCGGATCTCGACTTCGGCGTACCGGATGATAATCTCGGGGTGGTGAAACTGCGCCTCGGCGATCTCACCGACCATCTGCGCGAAGTTGACGCCGCGGAGGTAGTCGTCGAACTCGTAGGTTCGAACGATCTCGTCGCCCTCGCGATCCCAGTCGTCCGGAAGCTGTGACTCGATTTCGTCGTCGGAAAGCAGATCAGCCATGCTCGCTGGAACGGCGCGCAATCAGATAATAATTGTGCCACGCGGGTTCGTCGGGGCGGCTATCGGCCCCGACCGAGGCGGGGCAAATCCGCCCCGCTCGAGGTCAAAAACGGATCACCGACAACGACTTATCGACGAGCGGAGTACGTGCTGGCAATATCATGTGCGATCTGTCTGCGGACTGCTCGAACGACGGAACGTGTCAGCTCGTCCTTCGAAACGAGCACACGGGAATCGAAACAACCGAGTATCACTGCAAAGCACATCTCGTTCTCCGAATCTGGGAAGTCGAAGCGGACGACGATCTGAGCGTCGTCAGCGCGACCAAACTCTGGAACTAACTACTACCGACGCAGTTAATCGTCGTCAGTCGCCTCGAGTTGCGGTTTGACGGACATCGTACCGGGCGTCAACGGTGACGCCATCGGCCCGTCGTCGCCGCCGAAGTCGGGATCGAACAGTTGGAGCGCGGTGTTGATCGTGCTCCAGTCGTCCTCGGCAGCGGCTTCTCGCAGGCTCTTTGTCGGCGGCGCGAGCAACTGATTGACCAGCGCGTCGGCCATCGCTTCGACGACCTCGCGCTGGTCCGCGGAAAACTGCTCCCCGTCGAGTTGCGAGAGCGCCGTCTCGAGTTCCCGCTCTTTCATCCGGTTTGCGGACTCGTACATCGCGGCGATCACCTCGTCCGCGCGGGCTCGTTTGTACTGCTCGCAGAGCAGTTCAAACTCCCTGTCGATCATCGACTCGACCTCGCGAGCCGCGTCGGCGCGTTGCTCGCGGGTTTCCGTGGTAACCGACTCGAGGTCGTCGAGATCGTAGACGGTCACGGTCGACAGCGAATCGGCGGCCGGAACGACGTCGCGCGGTTGGCCGAGGTCGACGACGACCTGCGCCGGACCGGTGCCGCCGTCACCGCCCGTGCCATCGTTTTCGCGCCCGCTATCGGCGCTCTCGAGCTGTCGCGGCTCGAGCACCGGCTCCGCGCTTCCGGTTGCCGTGATGACGACGTCGACCTCGCTCGCGACGGTGTCGAGCGCCTCCAGGGGCACGGCGTCGGCCGCCGCCTCGAGTTCGCTCGCGAGGTGTTCGGCGTGTGAGACGGTTCGGTTCGCGACGACGACGGTCCCAACGCCGGCGTCCGCGAGACTGCGAGCGGCGAGTCGTCCCATCTCGCCGGCCCCGACGACGAGGGCGGTGGCCCCCTCGAGCGGAACGTCCCGGGCGGCGAGCGTCGTCGCCGCCGAGCCGAGCGAGACGACGCCCTCGTTGATCCCGGTCTCGGTACGGGCGCGCTCGCCGACGTGGATCGCCTTCGTCACGGCGGCCTCGAGCATCTTCCCGATGCCGCCGGCGTTGCGGGCGTCCTCGTAGGCCGTTCGGACCTGTCCGATGATCTGGTCCTCGCCGAGGACGACCGACTCGAGTCCGGATGCGACGCATAGCAGGTGGTGGAGGCTCTCGTCGTGGTCCGTCAGGACGACCGCATCGTCGTCGACCGGCGCGAAAAATTCCTCGAGGGCGGCCCGTCCGACGTCGGCGTCGGTGCCGACGACGTAGGCTTCGACCCGGTTGCACGTCGAGAGCACGTACGCCTCTTCGACCGCCGGGACGGAACAGAGGTCGGCGACGCCGGCCCGCTGGCTCTCGGGGCTGGCAGCGGCGAGATCGTCGACGCTGCCGCTCTCGTGAGTTACTCGACCAGCGGTCACGACCCCGGCCGGAATCACGGCCGGTCACCCCCGTGGGGCAGTTCCTCGGCCAGCACGTCCTCGATCACTTGCTCACAGTTAGGAGTACCCGTACGTAAAGCTGTCCAAAGGGCCGGGGAATTGACGACATCGGTGACGATCTGCCGTCGTCGCTCGGGCGGAACGTCCCGCGCTTTGAGCTCCGTCCGGAGCCGTCCGCAGACCGTCGCCATCTCGCCCGCTCCCGAGAGCGTCTCCTCGAGTTCCGCTCGGAGGTGCTTGCTCAGCGCGGGCGCGGTTCCGCCGGTTGCGATCGAAACGACTACCGGGTCCTCGCGCACGGTCGCCGGAACCACCACGCTACCGGAATCGCGTCCGCCCGCCCGATCCGCGCGGTTGACGAGCACCCCGCGGTCTCGAGCGGCGTCGGCGACGGCCTCGTTGACCGCCTCGTCGTCCGTCGCGGCGACGACCAGAGCGGGCGCAGTCCGCTCGAGCCAGTCGGCGACATCGGCCGGTTCCGGCGCGGATTTTATCAGTTCGGCGCCGCCAAAGTCCAGATCGGCGAACTCGGGGCTGACGACGAGCACCTCGGCTTCGCGAGCGAACCGTCGGGCCTTTCGAGCACCGACCGGACCGCCGCCGAAGACGAGTACCGTCGCATCCGTGAAATCGTGCAAGAGTGGGATCATGCTGGGAAGTGGGCCATCGACCGTGGGTGGTTACTCGGATTCGGTGTTGGCTTCAGCGCGCTCGTCCAACCGAATGCCCGTCTTCTTCAGTATTTGCGTCGAGAACAGCGAGTCCCAGTCGTCGTCTGTGACGTCCCAGTAGTCGGCCATGGTGTCTCGAACCTGGTCGATGCGCTGTCGGCTCTCTTCCTCGCTGCGGCCGTGGGTCATCGCGAAGAAGTTGTACGGCCAGACGCCCTCGTGGCGCGGCCGCCGGTAGCAGTGCGTGACGAAGGGCAGGGCGGCGACCGCCGGGCCGACCTCCTCCACGAGGTCGTCCGGGACGTTCCAGACCGTCATTCCGTTCTCCGTGTAGCCCAGCGCGTAGTGGTTCGGGACGACGCCGATCCGGCGGATTTTTCCCGCCCGCTCGAATCGGTTGATCGTCTCGATGACCCACCGCGTCTCCTGGCCGATGGCGTCGGCCACGTCCGCGTACGGCGTTTCGGTGAGGGGAAGTCCGCCCTGGACCTCGAGGACGAGATCGCGTTCGGCCGGCGTCAGCGCGGATCTGCCCGTCGAGGGGACGTCGGGTCCCAGGTCGGTGCAGTCGATACCCGCGCTCGCACCGTCCTCGCCGTCGAGGGGGCCGTCGACGTAAAACTTCGCCTCGACGCGAAACTCCTGTTCCTTCGG contains:
- a CDS encoding molybdopterin molybdotransferase MoeA, with the translated sequence MEGADNERKRSGFKVRTPVDEARRILREAVVAGHDGIGIDGDDSDGPASVGAGDIPPTTDTELVDIERADGRVLAAPVASARNVPHYRRAAMDGYAVRAADTFGASDRSPEVLRVAAGTGRDAEVAPETAARVHTGSALPEGADAVVMIEQVTELESVDELEVADAVAEGENVAPVGEDIEEDQRLYAAGHRLRPSDLGLLRSAGYAKVSVAKRPTVGVIPTGEELVSSDPGPGEVIETNGLTVSRLVERWGGRSTYRDVVTDDPESLRVAIQRDLTKDVIVTTGGSSVGQRDLLPEVIDDLGEVLVHGVGLKPGHPVCLGVVEGTPVLALPGYPVACIVNAVQFLRPTVRWLEGTTPDPHPTTHARLERKIPSEPGTRTFARVQLEAREETDLEADEPQFVATPTRASGSGVLSSVALADGWVVVGDDREGIPAGERVAVEDWEPNP
- a CDS encoding Hsp20/alpha crystallin family protein, with the protein product MSALRDALGNLSEDVFFDLLESEDAYLLVLDVPGVTADSLTLTVEDGRISIEAHREKDPNEDYRYLEENRSLFLDVELPLPADAVETESEATVERGVLELTLPKLSSGGETTIDVVDEDAG
- a CDS encoding serine hydrolase domain-containing protein; this encodes MSRLTETDRERIAALFYRHLEVGLHHGAQLSVYVDGERALDLAGGVTGPDGEAETGETRHVLFSSTKPYGAVTLHSLVEEGALEYDDRVVDHWPEFAEAGTEKAAVTVRQVLSHTAGLPRGEIDDRPDLWSDWDAVVEHLEAMDLVHSPGAVPAYHALTFGWLVGELVRRVSGTPIEEAAAERVFEPLEMADTGIGLRADEDDNVATLVGFEEFDRCRDPGEGLGDHAEVAAPFNDEAIHRSVIPAANGIGTAGDMARFYACLANGGELDGVRILEPETVERMTRLEAETEADGTIGREARFCLGFWKGGTTVAPYGSLSPERTFGHAGLGSSVGWADPEENIGFSYVTNGVRDGSYEHVARVNALADAVRLAIR
- a CDS encoding MATE family efflux transporter, which produces MSFRWSTLPNPFRWFLLAVGSLLARFGVIEPRRVERTTDLAWPRIVTGLARMSKSAADIAMVGIALGPAAIAGVGLATPFWGLAFGIGGGIAGATIGLVSQRYTGGSAEEVSLAVTTSGLVVVAIMLPLAALYWLVPDGLVALVGNDATSIAYGADYLRVVAIGVPFAALNLIGSRTLVGADDAWTPMMLRTGGALVNVGLNAALIFGLGMGVVGAAIGTVVANVVVLAAFVTGFTTGRLPLVGEFPVTLSLGWPQATVADVRDVLSIGTPLVFTNVARRGAQFPMLAIVAFFGPNVLAAYVVARRVRDLMDTPGWGFSLASSSLVGQELGIGDEQDADTYGREVLWFGVGVYLVSAAVVLVFAEQVGRVFVDDPAILPLVTTFIAVACVSVVFRGVSGGATGPLRASGDTRWPFYGQVLGLYVFALPVAFLGAVSVPIPSLEVVTPLGIGALYAALLLETLVPAVVTYYRFEAGHWKAISRAYRPESAPGD